Genomic segment of Bacillota bacterium:
ATTCGTGGTGGCTACCGCCAACGATGTGAGCGCACTACCCCCGGAGCTGCTGCGCAAAGGACGCTTCGACGAGATTTTCTTCATCGACCTGCCCAGCCAGAAAGAGCGCGAGGAGATTTTCACCATCCACCTGCGCAAGCGTGGACGCGACCCAAAGAAGTTCAACGTGACCGCCCTCGCCCGCGCTGCCGAGGGCTTCAGTGGCGCGGAGATCGAGCAGGCGATTATCTCCGCACTGTACGACGCTTTCCATCAGGGCAAGGAGCTGGACGACGAGACCATCCTGCAGGAGATTCAGCGCACGGTGCCCCTGTCGCGCACCATGCGCGAGCACATCGCTGCCTTACGGATGTGGGCAGCCGACCGCGCGCGCCCCGCCTCATCGCCGCCCGGAGCCGCGGCTCCTGTTACAGTACCGACGGAAGCTCCTGCCGCGGCACCGTCCACAGTCCGTCGGCGCCGCACATCCACTACCTCCCCACGCAAAACACCTGAGGACAAGAGATAAGGGAGAAGCAAGTTGCAGACACGCATCGAGCGGAACCAACGATTCCTCACCAGCCTGTTCGCTGGAGAGTTTCACGGGCACGCCCTCATTTTCGACCCCGAGCCACCGGAATACGACTGGGCAAGCGGCGGTCTGGCGTCTTCCCCACGTCCTGTGAAGGACTTTATCCCCGCCCTCGTACAGTTCTACGAACGACGCTGCCGGATTCTGGAGCAGCTGGATGACGACAGTGTACCCTATGCCCCGCTCTGGACCGGTACGGAGGTTTTTGCCTCTGCTTTTGGATGCCAGGTATATATACCGCCGGGCAGTTTGCCCGCTGCACGTCCTCTGGTGCGCACGGCGGAAGAGGCAGATGCGCTTGAAGTGCCTTCTTTACATGTGCGACCACTGGAGCGAATCTTCGAGGCAGCGCAGCTGTTAGTCGAACGACTAGGCAAAGATGTTATTATCGGCGTGCCGGACATTCAGAGTCCCTTCGATGTGGCAGCGCTGATATGGGAGAAACAAAGCTTCTACCTCGCCCTCATCGAACAACCGGATGCGGTGAAGCGGCTGGTAGCAAAGTGCCGGACGCTAATCGAGAACTTCCTGCAGGAATTCCTGCGGCAAGTGCCCAATCCCAATCTCTGCCACTGCCCGTATGCCTGGGCGCCACCAGAACTGGGATGCTGGCTCTCAGAAGACGAAGCTGGCAGCATGAGTGCAGGGATGTTCGAAGAGTTCTGTTTACCGGAGTTGAAACACCTGAGCCAGAAATTCGGCGGACTGTTCATGCACTGCTGTGCTACCGCCGACCATCAGTACCCGAATTTCCTCAAAATCCCCAACCTGCGCGGGATCAACCGCGTGTTTCAGGCACCCGGTCCCCGCCCCGCCATTGAGGCGTTTTCGGGGAAAACCGTGTTGATGATGGCGTGGATAGATGAAGCAACCGCCCATCAGCTGCTGGACATGGCTTTGCCGAACACCCGATTCCTGTTCAACACGCCGTATCAGCCCATTGACGAAGCAAAGCGAACCTATGAACGCCTGCG
This window contains:
- a CDS encoding uroporphyrinogen decarboxylase family protein; amino-acid sequence: MQTRIERNQRFLTSLFAGEFHGHALIFDPEPPEYDWASGGLASSPRPVKDFIPALVQFYERRCRILEQLDDDSVPYAPLWTGTEVFASAFGCQVYIPPGSLPAARPLVRTAEEADALEVPSLHVRPLERIFEAAQLLVERLGKDVIIGVPDIQSPFDVAALIWEKQSFYLALIEQPDAVKRLVAKCRTLIENFLQEFLRQVPNPNLCHCPYAWAPPELGCWLSEDEAGSMSAGMFEEFCLPELKHLSQKFGGLFMHCCATADHQYPNFLKIPNLRGINRVFQAPGPRPAIEAFSGKTVLMMAWIDEATAHQLLDMALPNTRFLFNTPYQPIDEAKRTYERLRARCPRKTEEEV